A portion of the Sulfuricurvum kujiense DSM 16994 genome contains these proteins:
- the secE gene encoding preprotein translocase subunit SecE — protein MKNTLSQTIHNAKMELAKVIFPTKPQVKQAFIAVIAVVTFVVLFLALVDFIMSSTVSAILS, from the coding sequence ATGAAAAATACATTAAGTCAAACCATTCACAATGCGAAAATGGAACTTGCAAAAGTTATTTTCCCGACAAAGCCGCAAGTAAAACAAGCATTTATTGCTGTTATCGCTGTTGTTACGTTCGTCGTATTGTTCTTGGCATTGGTAGATTTTATCATGTCTTCAACTGTTTCGGCAATTTTGAGTTAA
- the rplA gene encoding 50S ribosomal protein L1 produces MAGKRYKQLSEKIDMTKSYSVADAAAFVKELKSAKFDETVEIALNLGVDPRHADQMIRGAVVLPHGTGKVVRVAVFAKGAKVDEAKNAGADIVGAEDLVEQIKAGNINFDIVVAAPDCMGLVGQVGRILGPKGMMPNPKTGTVTADIAKAVSNVKGGQVNFRVDKKGNIHAGIGKVSFDTDKIAENIKAFVGAINRAKPSTAKGRYIKNAALSLTMSPAIKFETQELLDIR; encoded by the coding sequence ATGGCTGGAAAACGCTATAAACAACTAAGTGAAAAAATTGATATGACAAAAAGCTACTCTGTAGCAGACGCTGCTGCGTTTGTTAAAGAGCTTAAGTCTGCAAAGTTTGACGAAACAGTCGAAATTGCTTTGAATCTTGGTGTTGATCCTCGTCACGCTGACCAAATGATCCGTGGTGCCGTTGTGCTTCCTCACGGTACAGGAAAAGTGGTTCGTGTTGCGGTTTTCGCAAAAGGTGCAAAAGTAGACGAAGCTAAAAATGCAGGTGCTGACATCGTCGGTGCTGAAGATTTGGTTGAACAAATCAAAGCAGGTAACATTAACTTCGATATCGTTGTCGCTGCACCCGATTGTATGGGACTTGTCGGTCAAGTAGGACGTATCCTCGGGCCAAAAGGGATGATGCCGAATCCTAAAACAGGAACGGTTACAGCAGATATCGCAAAAGCGGTTAGCAACGTTAAAGGCGGACAAGTAAACTTCCGTGTTGACAAAAAAGGGAACATCCATGCCGGTATCGGTAAAGTGAGTTTCGACACTGATAAAATCGCTGAAAACATCAAAGCGTTTGTCGGTGCTATCAACCGTGCGAAACCGTCGACTGCAAAAGGTCGCTATATCAAAAATGCCGCTCTTTCATTGACTATGAGCCCGGCGATCAAATTCGAAACGCAAGAACTTTTGGATATCCGTTAA
- a CDS encoding calcium:proton antiporter has product MDRRIRYFIEDYWDIFIGIASIALAVMFNAQQESLLSTLFAAIGIAALSLTVAEVADILSERLHEPYGSFVLTFSAVAVEIILLYVILLEVRHSPEVLETVKGGIISAVIVDLNVLLGLAVFLGGLAYTQQQHNKETSSAYSTVLFVASSALLVPGLLSHTENGSASLTHVSHLIAGVLLLFYIIIFIFQTRTHTHFFKATARSRFFRLKRKLQEEEDAEIDENESSDYIFEHLSTAVNFMVIFGFIAIIAFGAEIFAGNGVVIAREHGISAGLAGLVIAIISVSPEIFTAVRAARNDQIQRVVNIAMGASTVSIILTVPILMMLAYFSGINLTLDFNPLQIGALLLTILLVWKTTDEGETNYFEGASHMMFFLSYAIIAAYY; this is encoded by the coding sequence TTGGATAGGCGGATACGCTATTTTATTGAAGATTATTGGGACATTTTTATCGGTATAGCCTCGATTGCGCTAGCAGTCATGTTTAATGCACAGCAAGAATCTTTACTCTCGACATTATTCGCCGCGATTGGGATTGCGGCACTCTCCTTAACGGTTGCCGAAGTAGCCGACATCCTCTCAGAACGGCTTCATGAACCTTACGGCAGTTTTGTCCTTACCTTCAGTGCCGTTGCGGTAGAAATCATCTTATTGTACGTTATTTTGCTTGAAGTACGTCATTCGCCGGAAGTTTTGGAAACGGTCAAGGGGGGGATAATCTCTGCGGTTATCGTCGATTTGAACGTTTTACTCGGTCTAGCCGTTTTTTTAGGGGGGCTGGCCTATACGCAGCAGCAGCATAACAAAGAGACCTCCAGTGCGTACAGTACCGTTTTGTTTGTCGCTTCCAGCGCTCTGTTGGTTCCGGGACTGTTAAGCCATACGGAAAACGGGAGTGCTTCATTGACTCATGTCAGCCATTTGATCGCGGGTGTATTGCTCCTTTTCTATATCATCATTTTTATCTTTCAAACCCGAACCCATACCCACTTTTTCAAAGCAACGGCTCGCAGCCGTTTTTTTCGTCTAAAGCGCAAACTCCAGGAAGAGGAAGATGCCGAGATCGATGAAAACGAATCGAGCGACTATATTTTCGAACATCTGAGTACTGCGGTTAACTTTATGGTTATTTTCGGCTTTATCGCCATTATCGCATTCGGTGCCGAGATATTTGCCGGAAATGGTGTCGTCATCGCCAGAGAACACGGGATATCGGCGGGTCTTGCCGGATTGGTTATTGCGATTATCAGTGTATCCCCGGAGATATTTACCGCCGTACGCGCAGCCCGCAACGATCAGATTCAGAGGGTTGTCAACATCGCGATGGGGGCATCGACGGTATCGATTATCCTGACGGTTCCGATATTGATGATGCTGGCGTACTTTTCGGGGATCAATCTCACCCTCGATTTTAACCCGCTTCAAATCGGTGCGTTGCTGTTGACGATCTTGTTGGTCTGGAAAACGACCGACGAGGGGGAGACCAATTACTTTGAGGGGGCGTCGCACATGATGTTCTTTTTGAGCTATGCCATTATCGCTGCGTATTACTGA
- the rplK gene encoding 50S ribosomal protein L11, whose protein sequence is MAKKITGYIKLQVQAGAANPAPPVGPALGQRGVNIMEFCKAFNERTKDKAGFKLPVVITVYADKTFSFITKQPPASALIMKAAGLKKGTDNPMKNKVGKITKAQLMEIVKQKIQDMNTDDVDAAAATIAGSCRSMGVDIVD, encoded by the coding sequence ATGGCAAAGAAAATTACGGGCTACATCAAGTTGCAAGTTCAAGCCGGCGCTGCTAATCCAGCCCCTCCGGTTGGACCAGCACTCGGTCAACGCGGTGTTAACATCATGGAATTTTGTAAGGCGTTCAACGAGCGTACAAAAGATAAGGCAGGTTTTAAACTCCCTGTTGTTATTACAGTATATGCGGATAAAACGTTCTCTTTCATCACAAAACAGCCTCCGGCTTCTGCTCTCATCATGAAAGCAGCCGGTCTAAAAAAAGGGACTGATAATCCGATGAAAAACAAAGTGGGTAAAATCACTAAAGCTCAATTGATGGAAATCGTTAAGCAAAAAATTCAAGATATGAACACAGACGACGTCGATGCTGCAGCTGCAACAATTGCTGGATCATGCCGTTCAATGGGTGTTGATATCGTAGATTAA
- the tuf gene encoding elongation factor Tu — MAKEKFTRNKPHVNIGTIGHVDHGKTTLTAAITAVLAVTNGAAMMDYDQIDNAPEERERGITIATSHVEYETDKRHYAHVDCPGHADYVKNMITGAAQMDGAILVVSAADGPMPQTREHILLSKQVGVPYIVVFMNKEDMVDDEELLELVEMEIRELLDTYDFPGDDTPIVAGSALRALEEAKTGTLGEWSAKIQKLMAAVDEYIPEPVRETDKDFLMPVEDVFSISGRGTVVTGRIERGTIKIGETIEIVGIRDTQTTTVTGVEMFRKEMEMGEAGDNCGLLLRGTKKEDVERGQVLCKPKSITPHTKFEAEIYVLSKEEGGRHTPFFNGYRPQFYVRTTDVTGAISLQEGTEMVMPGDNVKIVAELIHPIAMEEGTRFAIREGGRTVGAGVVSKILA; from the coding sequence ATGGCAAAAGAAAAGTTTACGCGTAATAAACCACACGTTAACATCGGTACAATCGGTCACGTTGACCACGGTAAAACTACATTGACTGCAGCTATCACAGCGGTACTTGCAGTAACAAACGGTGCAGCGATGATGGATTACGATCAAATCGACAACGCTCCAGAAGAGCGTGAACGCGGTATTACGATCGCTACTTCACACGTTGAGTACGAAACAGATAAACGTCACTATGCGCACGTAGACTGTCCTGGGCATGCCGACTATGTTAAAAACATGATTACCGGTGCTGCTCAAATGGACGGAGCTATTCTTGTTGTTTCTGCAGCAGACGGCCCGATGCCACAAACTCGTGAGCACATCCTTCTTTCAAAACAAGTAGGTGTTCCGTACATCGTTGTTTTCATGAACAAAGAAGATATGGTTGATGACGAAGAACTTCTTGAACTTGTTGAGATGGAAATTCGTGAACTTCTTGACACTTATGATTTCCCGGGTGACGATACTCCAATCGTAGCTGGTTCAGCTCTTCGTGCACTTGAAGAAGCAAAAACTGGTACTCTTGGTGAGTGGTCAGCAAAAATCCAAAAGCTTATGGCTGCGGTAGACGAATATATCCCTGAGCCGGTTCGTGAAACTGATAAAGATTTCTTGATGCCTGTAGAGGACGTTTTCTCTATCTCTGGTCGTGGTACCGTTGTTACTGGTCGTATCGAGCGTGGTACAATCAAAATCGGTGAAACAATCGAGATCGTTGGTATCCGTGATACACAAACAACTACCGTAACCGGTGTTGAAATGTTCCGTAAAGAAATGGAAATGGGTGAAGCGGGTGACAACTGTGGTCTTCTTCTCCGTGGTACTAAGAAAGAAGATGTTGAGCGTGGACAAGTTCTTTGTAAACCTAAATCAATCACTCCTCACACAAAATTTGAGGCTGAGATTTACGTATTGAGCAAAGAAGAGGGTGGACGTCATACTCCATTCTTCAACGGTTACCGCCCACAATTCTACGTTCGTACAACAGACGTAACAGGTGCGATCAGCCTTCAAGAAGGTACTGAGATGGTTATGCCAGGCGACAACGTTAAAATTGTTGCTGAATTGATCCACCCGATCGCTATGGAAGAGGGTACTCGCTTCGCTATCCGTGAAGGTGGACGTACTGTCGGTGCTGGGGTTGTTTCTAAAATCCTTGCATAA
- the rpmG gene encoding 50S ribosomal protein L33 produces MRENIHLACEKCTRRNYHTTKNKKTHTEKFSVRKFCKFCREHTVHKEAKL; encoded by the coding sequence ATGCGTGAAAATATCCATTTAGCGTGTGAAAAGTGTACTCGTCGTAACTATCACACTACTAAAAACAAAAAAACTCACACTGAGAAATTCTCAGTACGTAAGTTTTGTAAATTTTGCCGTGAGCACACGGTTCATAAAGAAGCAAAACTTTAA
- a CDS encoding YaaA family protein, with product MIILFSPSEGKQEGGNLPPLNPESLLFPHLYPKRLEVIEQYEKLTQNGSDEQLYELFGIKDTKEYERFRNPFVSMPTMKAIERYDGVAYDYLAYSSLGKDAQNYIDTTAILFSNLFGPIRAGDSIPDYKLKQGSAIGSFVPEKHYKEYFSSALDELIADQEILDLRAGFYDKFYTPSQPYVTLKFLKEGKVVSHWAKAYRGIVLREAAKHQISSLQELLAMNIDGLNVREILEIKKKKEIVYTIV from the coding sequence ATGATTATCCTTTTTTCACCGAGTGAAGGAAAACAAGAGGGGGGGAATCTTCCTCCTCTGAATCCCGAGAGTCTCCTTTTTCCCCATCTTTATCCCAAACGACTCGAAGTGATCGAGCAGTACGAGAAGCTGACTCAAAACGGAAGCGATGAGCAGCTCTATGAACTTTTCGGCATCAAAGACACCAAAGAGTATGAGCGCTTTAGAAACCCTTTTGTGAGCATGCCGACCATGAAAGCGATTGAGCGTTATGACGGGGTGGCATATGATTATCTGGCTTATTCATCGCTAGGAAAGGATGCGCAAAACTATATCGATACGACGGCTATACTCTTTTCCAATCTGTTCGGTCCGATCCGCGCGGGTGATTCGATACCGGATTACAAACTCAAACAAGGCTCGGCGATAGGATCATTTGTTCCCGAGAAACATTACAAAGAGTATTTCAGCTCCGCTTTGGATGAGTTGATTGCTGATCAGGAGATACTGGATCTGCGTGCAGGGTTCTACGATAAATTCTATACACCGTCACAGCCGTACGTGACATTGAAGTTTTTGAAAGAGGGAAAAGTGGTGAGCCACTGGGCAAAAGCGTATCGCGGGATTGTATTGCGTGAAGCGGCAAAGCATCAAATTTCGTCCCTGCAGGAGCTTTTAGCGATGAATATAGACGGGTTGAATGTACGTGAAATACTCGAGATAAAAAAGAAAAAAGAGATTGTTTACACAATTGTTTAA
- the corA gene encoding magnesium/cobalt transporter CorA has product MIKCYVRNENAIAFIDTMSELDGEVIEKVIWIDMLMPTYDEILFIENTFNIKFPTKQETEEIEISSRYWEENDRIEINSYFLVSSRESSHNETVSFILFKEILISIRYTNLYTFDEFNRKFFATPKQFETGYDIFCQILDIRIDADADIIEKLAKDITRVRKHVLTDYTNEDEEILGRISSLEDLNMQIRENLNDKQRILSAFLKSTKYKHSLKHDVTVMLKDIKSLIDYTDFNFERLDYLQNIFVGVLSIEQNKVIKMFTIVNVVFLPPTLIASIYGMNFDFLPELHWKYGYVLSICMMVISSILPVYIFKRKGWI; this is encoded by the coding sequence ATGATTAAATGTTATGTCCGTAATGAAAATGCGATTGCATTTATCGATACGATGTCGGAGCTCGATGGAGAGGTCATTGAAAAAGTGATCTGGATCGATATGCTCATGCCGACCTATGATGAGATTCTTTTTATCGAAAATACATTTAATATCAAATTTCCGACTAAACAAGAGACCGAAGAGATTGAAATCAGTTCCCGTTACTGGGAAGAGAATGATCGTATTGAAATCAACAGCTATTTTTTAGTGAGCAGTAGAGAAAGTTCGCATAATGAAACGGTATCATTTATCCTCTTTAAAGAAATTCTGATTTCAATTCGTTACACTAATTTATATACGTTCGATGAATTTAACCGAAAATTTTTCGCAACACCGAAGCAATTTGAAACGGGATATGATATTTTTTGTCAGATTTTGGATATTCGAATTGATGCCGATGCGGATATTATTGAAAAGCTGGCAAAAGATATTACGCGCGTCCGCAAACACGTTTTGACCGATTATACCAATGAAGATGAAGAGATATTGGGACGCATCTCGTCATTGGAAGATTTGAACATGCAGATTCGTGAGAATCTCAATGATAAACAGCGTATTCTGAGCGCTTTTTTAAAGTCGACCAAGTACAAACATTCACTTAAGCATGATGTTACGGTCATGTTAAAAGATATTAAATCCTTGATCGATTACACCGACTTTAATTTTGAACGGCTCGATTATCTTCAAAATATTTTCGTCGGTGTTTTGAGCATTGAGCAGAATAAAGTTATTAAAATGTTTACGATCGTTAATGTCGTGTTTCTCCCACCTACCTTGATAGCGAGCATTTATGGGATGAACTTTGATTTTCTCCCTGAACTGCATTGGAAATACGGTTATGTACTCTCCATTTGTATGATGGTAATTTCATCGATCTTGCCGGTATACATTTTCAAACGAAAAGGCTGGATTTGA
- the nusG gene encoding transcription termination/antitermination protein NusG, whose protein sequence is MAHRWYSIQTYAGSERSVKAAIENIIAENNLQDVITEVIVPTEDVIEVKNGKKKITERSLYSGYVFANMDLSIELQHRIQSLPRVAGFIGESNKPTPLSDNDIAVILDRVTNRSAPKPKVFFDNGEMVRIVDGPFANFTGTVDEYDLEHGTLKLNVSIFGRSTPVDISYTQVEKII, encoded by the coding sequence ATGGCACATCGTTGGTACTCGATTCAAACATATGCCGGTAGTGAGCGCAGCGTTAAAGCCGCTATCGAAAACATCATCGCTGAAAACAATCTTCAAGATGTCATTACCGAAGTCATCGTACCGACGGAAGATGTAATCGAAGTTAAAAACGGCAAGAAAAAGATCACTGAGCGCTCATTGTATTCAGGTTATGTGTTCGCAAATATGGATCTATCAATCGAATTGCAGCACCGTATCCAATCGTTGCCGCGCGTAGCTGGATTTATCGGTGAGTCTAACAAGCCGACTCCTCTAAGCGACAATGATATCGCGGTTATTTTGGACCGCGTAACGAACCGTTCGGCTCCGAAACCGAAAGTCTTCTTCGATAACGGAGAGATGGTTCGTATCGTAGACGGTCCGTTTGCGAATTTCACCGGTACGGTAGATGAATACGATCTTGAGCATGGAACACTGAAACTCAATGTCTCTATCTTCGGACGCAGCACTCCGGTGGATATTTCGTATACCCAAGTCGAAAAAATTATTTAA